The following coding sequences lie in one Carcharodon carcharias isolate sCarCar2 chromosome 5, sCarCar2.pri, whole genome shotgun sequence genomic window:
- the LOC121278392 gene encoding gap junction beta-7 protein-like, with protein sequence MSWSLLRDVLSGVNQYSTVVGRIWLSVMFIFRVLVYVVAAERVWNDEQKDFTCNTRQTGCENVCFDHFFPVSHARLWALQLILVSTPSLLVVMHVGYREHREKKYKKKLYKDKGNIDGGLWWTYFFSLLFKTGVELSFLFVLVRIYNGFTIPHLLKCDISPCPNVVDCFVGRPTEKTIFLYFMVASSVLCILLNLCEMSYLVIKHCREFCEKRSDRQAKHLKCGSDSMQRNQAHPKALKNGTLRSSISIHTM encoded by the coding sequence ATGAGCTGGAGTTTACTCCGTGATGTtttaagtggagtgaatcaataCTCCACTGTTGTGGGAAGAATCTGGTTGAGTGTTATGTTCATATTCCGAGTCCTTGTCTACGTGGTGGCAGCAGAGCGTGTCTGGAACGATGAGCAGAAGGACTTTACTTGCAACACAAGGCAAACTGGTTGTGAAAATGTGTGTTTTGACCACTTCTTTCCAGTGTCCCATGCAAGACTTTGGGCACTGCAACTTATCTTAGTTTCCACCCCTTCTCTCTTGGTTGTCATGCACGTAGGTTACAGggaacacagggagaagaagtacAAAAAGAAACTGTATAAAGACAAAGGGAACATAGATGGGGGACTGTGGTGGACCTATTTCTTTAGTCTACTGTTCAAAACAGGAGTTGAATTAAGTTTCTTGTTTGTGCTGGTGCGGATATACAATGGGTTCACTATTCCTCACCTTCTGAAGTGTGACATCAGTCCTTGCCCCAATGTAGTGGATTGTTTTGTTGGTCGGCCGACTGAAAAGACCATCTTCCTCTATTTCATGGTTGCCTCCTCAGTTTTGTGCATACTGCTAAACCTCTGTGAGATGAGTTACCTAGTTATAAAGCATTGCAGAGAATTCTGTGAGAAGAGATCTGACAGACAAGCAAAACATTTGAAATGTGGATCTGACTCAATGCAGAGGAATCAAGCTCATCCAAAAGCGCTTAAAAATGGCACTTTGAGGTCTTCCATAAGCATTCACACGATGTGA